The Streptomyces sp. NBC_00459 DNA segment GGGCACCTGGGTCGCTGACCAGGCGGAGGCCGCCGGGTTCGGCGTGACGGCCGTGCCGTGGCACCCGGATCCGGGGCGGGCGCTGTGGGACGAACTCGGCCAGCTGTCGCGTGGACCGGGGCGCACACTGCTCGTGCTGGGCGACACCGACTGCAGACTCGGCGGGCGCGGCGACGACGAGTGGAACGCCGCGCTGCCCGAGGCCGCCGCGGACCGGCCCGGCCGGCTCGCGGCGGTACTCGTCGGGGCGGGTGAACGGCCCACCGCCGTCGAGGCGTTGCCGCTGGCCGACCTGCGTGGAGCCGACGAACGCGAAGCCGTGCGACGTCTGTTCGCGCTGCTCGGTACCCGGCCGGCCAGAACCTCAGCCGACACCGGACACGGTGACCGTCGTACCGCTGACGCCCGTTTTCCCGGCATCGCGCCCCCCGTCTCCAACGCCCCGTCGCGCAACCCCCGCTTCACCGGCAGGGAAGCCGTGCTCTCCCGGATCCGGCAGACCCTGCTGGCGCCCGGACCGGAACCCGGTGCCGCCGACCGCCACCGCTGCGTGCTGCTCGGCGCCTCGGGCACCGGCAAGACACAGACGGCCACGGAGTACGTCCACCGTTACGGCAACGAGTACGACGTCGTGTGGTGGATGAACGCCGGTCACCAGGGCACGGCCCGTGAACAACTCGCCGAACTCGCGCCGAGGTTGGGACTCACAGCGGGGCAGGGCATAGGCAACCGCATCCGTGCGGTGCAGGCAGCGCTGCGAGTAGGGCAGCCGTATCATCGCTGGCTGCTGGTCCTCGACCGAGCCGACGACGTGACCGAGATCGAGGATCTGCTGCCCGAGGGGGCCGGCCATGTCCTCATCACCTCCAACAGCCGCGCCTGGGAGGACAACGAACGCGTCCACCGCGTCGACCTGCCCTCCTTCCCCCGCGCGGAGTCGATCGCGTACATCAGGAGCAGGGCCCCCCGGCTGAGCCTCGCGGAGGCCGATCTGCTCGCCGAGACGGTCCAGGACCTGCCACTGCTGCTGTCCCACACCGCGGCCTGGCTGGTGGCCCACCCCATGCCGGTCGTCGAGTACCTGGAACTCGTCCACAACGGCCACCCCGGCCGGCTGGTCCAGCCCGGCGGTGCGGGAGCCGGTGGCTCGACCGGGTATCCCCGGGCGCTCGAGAGCAGTTGGTCCATCACGCTGAGGTCGCTCCAGGAGCGCCATCCGGCGGCCGTGGAACTGCTCAAACTCTTCACCTGCTTCTCGCCCGACGCCGTCCCCATACGGCTGTTGCGGAGAGAGCGGTTGTCCGGCCTGCCGACGCGCCTCACGAGCCTGGCAGCCGACCGCCAGGCGTGGGACGCGGCGTTGCTGATGCTGGCTGAGACGTCGGCGGTGAGGCTGGTGTTCGGCGGCGAGCGGGTGGAGCGGGTGGAGCGGGCGGAGGTGCACCACTTCTACCATTCCCTGCTGCGGGACGGCCTCAGCGACGACGAGCGGGATCTGTTCTCCCAGGCTGCCTGCGACGTTCTCGCCGCCGCCGATCCGGGGAATCCGCTCGACACCCGGAACTGGTCGCGCTACGCCGAATTGATCCCTCATCTGGAGATCTCCGGAGCGCTCGACAGCGCTCGTGACGCGGTGTCCCAGCTGGTGCTGAACTGTGTCGAGTACCTGCGCGGGCGTGGCGAGGCACGCACAGGTCTACGGCTGTGCGAGCTGACCATCGCGCGGTGGCACAGCCGGATGCCGCCGGACAGCACCGAGATGCTCATCCTCACCCACCAGCACGCGAACATGCTGCGCAGGACAGGGCGTTACCGGGAGGCCGAGGCGGTGGGCCGCACGGTCGTCGACCGGCTGTCCGCGCGGCGGCCGTCGGAGGACCCCGAACTGCTGCGCGCCAAGAACGGACTGGGCGGAACACTGGTGGCGCTGGGGGCGTATCGCGAAGCCCATGTGGTGTACGAGGATTCCGCGCGGGTCAGCAGGGCGGTGCACGGGGACGATGTCACCCGCAACCGCCAGTCCTGGTCCAACCTCGCCAACGTGCTCGACCTTCTCGGGCGCTACGACGACGCGTTGGACCTGTACACGGCCCTGGCGACAGGGCTGAGGGACGAGTTGGGCCGCCGGAACTACTGGGCGCTCTACAACGAGCTGCGCTGCTGCTGGACGCTGCGTCTCCTCGGCCGCTACGGGGAGGCTCTCACCCGGCAGGAGGCGAACCTGAGCGACTACGGCGAGGTCATGGGCCGTTACGCCGTCAACTCGATGCTCGCCGAGCACAACCTCTCCCTGTGCCTGCGCCGCTCCGGCCAACTGCCGCAGGCGGAGCGGAACATGCGCGAGATCGTCGACCTCGCCCGTCAGCTCTACGGCCCCCGCCATCCCCAAGCCCTCTTCGTCGCCGCCGACTACGCCTCCCTGCTCCGGGAACACCGCGACCTGGACCGCTCCTGGACCCTCGCCGACCGGGTCGCCCGCGACTACGCGGACCTGCTGGGCAACGCCCACCCCTTCTCCGTGGGCACGGCGGGCAATGTCGGGCTGACGCTGTGGGAGTCGGGGGACCGGGACGAGGCGCTCCGTATCGCCGAGCGTGCCCTGCGCGGGATGACCGCGGCGATGGGGGCCGATCACCCCTGGACACTGGGCTGTTCGCTGAACGTCGCCGGAGCGCGCAGCCTCGTCGGGGATC contains these protein-coding regions:
- the fxsT gene encoding FxSxx-COOH system tetratricopeptide repeat protein; translated protein: MSPPARQGHELAVLLSVASRIEPDLMRAVRITVAPLLDVSAEVDLWFGNLVERRGYGYVSLRGDLLPSLRNELADRLAGSPSGAPVHTLWSVIERLHKDRSPALFAEEWATWLAIRDGVGADFAIERALKPALRALVEQGRDGVARWFAGAWPRLPEPVRRTTTAWQLATVTSARLSGVSLRPELPERLSVTDIGLIAARLPRVSLRVRRYGPDLLLGERADGVGGFTIEVPDTDPRVLDLLDEPLPRTLLVSRGATVTERVGWGPVQLLAADGAVYALPAPSPVPERQARLQRSAAPDRRITVAHTGASQAWGTWVADQAEAAGFGVTAVPWHPDPGRALWDELGQLSRGPGRTLLVLGDTDCRLGGRGDDEWNAALPEAAADRPGRLAAVLVGAGERPTAVEALPLADLRGADEREAVRRLFALLGTRPARTSADTGHGDRRTADARFPGIAPPVSNAPSRNPRFTGREAVLSRIRQTLLAPGPEPGAADRHRCVLLGASGTGKTQTATEYVHRYGNEYDVVWWMNAGHQGTAREQLAELAPRLGLTAGQGIGNRIRAVQAALRVGQPYHRWLLVLDRADDVTEIEDLLPEGAGHVLITSNSRAWEDNERVHRVDLPSFPRAESIAYIRSRAPRLSLAEADLLAETVQDLPLLLSHTAAWLVAHPMPVVEYLELVHNGHPGRLVQPGGAGAGGSTGYPRALESSWSITLRSLQERHPAAVELLKLFTCFSPDAVPIRLLRRERLSGLPTRLTSLAADRQAWDAALLMLAETSAVRLVFGGERVERVERAEVHHFYHSLLRDGLSDDERDLFSQAACDVLAAADPGNPLDTRNWSRYAELIPHLEISGALDSARDAVSQLVLNCVEYLRGRGEARTGLRLCELTIARWHSRMPPDSTEMLILTHQHANMLRRTGRYREAEAVGRTVVDRLSARRPSEDPELLRAKNGLGGTLVALGAYREAHVVYEDSARVSRAVHGDDVTRNRQSWSNLANVLDLLGRYDDALDLYTALATGLRDELGRRNYWALYNELRCCWTLRLLGRYGEALTRQEANLSDYGEVMGRYAVNSMLAEHNLSLCLRRSGQLPQAERNMREIVDLARQLYGPRHPQALFVAADYASLLREHRDLDRSWTLADRVARDYADLLGNAHPFSVGTAGNVGLTLWESGDRDEALRIAERALRGMTAAMGADHPWTLGCSLNVAGARSLVGDPEGAAGYSRDCMARSARAVGSAHPLTLMCKAALAADLRSLRQTDAADRLQQETLGQLVEALGANSPFTLAVRQGERPCWDFEPQPE